The following proteins are co-located in the Tardibacter chloracetimidivorans genome:
- a CDS encoding TonB-dependent receptor has protein sequence MTPHHRKLSSSCLSLAMALGIAGHPDSAVAQEQDQGISDIVVTAQKQSENLQDVPISVSAITAETLQDQQVTNIADLSNSLPNVQINSFSNSPDSAVFTIRGIGVNDADPYVGTTVSVVVDGVVVGVNTAALLSLFDIERVEVLRGPQGTLFGANTTGGVINVVTKQPTGTLGVEGEIIYGNYNHLEANAAVNFPITDNLAGKVSILHNSMDGFFRNYGDGRRIGERNVTSLRGYLKYEQGDYDATLIGEYVRSRNGSQTGVIIAGPGELFYTPGETEDPFSFRRGLSNDQPDYNNRDTYSITLTQNLDSPVGEITSITNYREYDSDLYSDDDATTRILLQTRRQTDHRQFSQELRDLIRIGDSTRLIVGAFYFEQSYFLDQDGKLDGFLPGLGQPQTQDQENQSISGFAQLYHDLTPELRVQAGLRYSHERTEAVSTTANTINPSGQATFDDPLIPGSLIVASGKKSWNRIGYKVGIDYRPIDELMLYGYYARGFKSGGFTGRIAIAEDIGPFNPEEVDTFEAGLKADLLDRRLRVNLAAFLNKYRDMQVVQNITYPSGANSASIANAGRAETKGFELELTAAPAQGLTLTGSLAYLDARYEEYDTRVLDPGTGNLVPVSYAGNRLMNSPEWSASLGFNWTQPVGSGTLTATGQYSYTSSKYTSYTNLPVELVGAVNLVNVSLSWGPTDGNWELGAYARNLFDEQYFNQKLSLAGIGTLASLGNPREYGAVFRFNF, from the coding sequence ATGACGCCGCACCACCGCAAGTTGTCGTCCAGTTGCCTGAGCCTTGCAATGGCGCTGGGCATCGCCGGCCACCCGGACTCCGCTGTCGCCCAGGAACAGGACCAGGGCATCAGCGATATTGTCGTCACCGCGCAGAAGCAGTCGGAAAATCTCCAGGACGTGCCGATATCCGTCTCCGCCATCACGGCGGAAACGCTGCAGGATCAGCAGGTCACCAACATTGCCGACCTGTCCAACAGCCTGCCGAACGTTCAGATCAACAGCTTCTCCAACTCACCCGACTCGGCGGTCTTCACCATCCGGGGCATCGGCGTGAACGACGCCGACCCCTATGTCGGCACGACCGTCTCGGTGGTCGTCGATGGAGTTGTCGTGGGGGTCAACACCGCCGCCCTGCTGTCGCTGTTCGATATCGAGCGGGTGGAGGTTCTGCGCGGCCCTCAGGGCACGCTGTTCGGCGCCAATACCACCGGCGGCGTCATCAACGTGGTGACCAAGCAGCCGACCGGCACGCTGGGCGTCGAGGGCGAGATCATCTACGGCAACTACAATCATCTCGAGGCGAATGCCGCCGTCAACTTCCCGATCACAGACAATCTCGCCGGCAAGGTGAGCATCCTGCACAACTCGATGGACGGCTTTTTCCGCAACTATGGCGACGGCCGGCGCATCGGGGAGCGGAACGTCACCTCCCTGCGTGGCTATCTGAAATATGAGCAGGGCGACTATGACGCCACGCTGATCGGCGAATATGTGCGCAGCCGCAACGGCTCCCAGACGGGGGTTATTATCGCGGGGCCGGGCGAGCTGTTCTACACGCCGGGAGAGACCGAAGATCCGTTCTCCTTCCGCCGGGGCCTGAGCAACGATCAGCCCGACTACAACAACCGCGACACCTATTCGATCACCCTCACCCAAAATCTCGACAGCCCCGTCGGCGAGATCACGTCGATCACCAACTATCGCGAATATGACAGCGATCTGTATTCCGACGACGATGCGACCACCCGCATCCTCCTGCAGACCCGGCGGCAGACCGACCATCGTCAATTCTCGCAGGAATTACGCGATCTTATCAGAATCGGCGATTCGACACGGCTCATCGTCGGAGCCTTCTATTTCGAGCAGAGCTATTTCCTCGATCAGGATGGCAAGCTGGACGGCTTCCTTCCCGGCCTGGGGCAACCGCAGACCCAGGATCAGGAGAACCAGTCGATCTCCGGCTTCGCCCAGCTCTACCACGATCTGACCCCCGAGCTGCGTGTCCAGGCGGGTCTCCGCTACAGCCACGAGCGTACCGAGGCGGTGTCGACCACAGCCAACACGATCAACCCCAGCGGTCAGGCGACGTTCGACGATCCGCTGATCCCCGGCAGCCTGATTGTCGCATCGGGCAAAAAAAGCTGGAACCGCATCGGATACAAGGTCGGCATCGATTACCGGCCGATCGATGAACTGATGCTCTACGGCTATTATGCGCGCGGCTTCAAATCGGGCGGCTTCACCGGCCGTATCGCCATAGCGGAGGACATCGGCCCGTTCAATCCGGAGGAAGTCGACACTTTCGAGGCGGGTCTCAAGGCCGATCTTCTCGACCGGAGGCTGCGGGTGAACCTCGCGGCGTTCCTCAACAAATATCGTGACATGCAGGTGGTGCAGAACATCACCTACCCCAGTGGCGCCAACTCCGCCTCAATCGCCAATGCGGGCAGGGCCGAAACAAAGGGTTTCGAGCTGGAGCTGACCGCCGCGCCGGCCCAGGGCCTGACCCTCACGGGTTCGCTCGCCTATCTCGACGCCCGGTACGAGGAATATGACACCCGCGTGCTCGACCCGGGCACCGGCAATCTGGTGCCGGTCTCCTATGCCGGCAACCGTTTGATGAACTCGCCCGAGTGGAGCGCATCGCTGGGGTTCAACTGGACCCAGCCGGTGGGATCGGGAACGCTCACCGCGACCGGCCAGTACAGCTACACCAGTTCCAAATACACGAGCTACACCAACCTGCCGGTCGAGCTGGTCGGCGCGGTCAATCTGGTCAACGTCAGCCTTTCCTGGGGGCCGACCGACGGCAACTGGGAGCTGGGCGCCTATGCCCGAAACCTCTTCGACGAACAGTATTTCAACCAGAAGCTGAGCCTCGCCGGGATCGGCACCCTCGCCTCGCTCGGCAATCCGCGCGAATATGGCGCGGTGTTCCGCTTCAACTTCTGA
- a CDS encoding nuclear transport factor 2 family protein: MSTVDAWTLAASHAIRNVLAIHSRGVDRGDGNLLGAAYHADATVDYGFFAGEASTLVSILAGAQAAAPPTMHRTAGSDIRVSGAQAVAESYVIAAIEEPGLRRTVFGRYLDRFRHDGDAWRIAHRIYVLDGNTNRPGDTSRADPPVASDHFVPAGGKGASDAGRALLAHHDASTRMLQKVTPMAPDEAALDAALAREAIRQLVAGYCRGVDRADAALLASIFWEDATVISGIVNGTAPDFARDITAFVRANMQSCFHSVANEWIKVRGDHAVGEHYVIAHARAAETDSMTGGRYIDRYERRDGVWKIASRAFVSDWATSHPTTYESGGFYEALTTRGCFGREDLVYGLWSQS, from the coding sequence ATGTCGACCGTCGACGCCTGGACGTTGGCGGCAAGCCATGCGATCCGCAACGTGCTGGCAATCCACAGTCGGGGCGTGGACCGGGGTGACGGCAACCTGCTGGGCGCTGCCTATCATGCCGACGCGACGGTCGATTACGGCTTCTTCGCCGGTGAGGCATCGACGCTGGTGTCGATCCTCGCCGGTGCGCAGGCAGCCGCCCCGCCAACAATGCACCGTACCGCAGGCAGCGACATCCGCGTTTCCGGCGCACAGGCGGTCGCGGAATCCTATGTCATCGCGGCGATCGAGGAGCCCGGGCTGAGACGCACGGTCTTCGGCCGCTATCTCGACCGGTTCCGCCACGACGGCGACGCGTGGCGGATCGCGCACCGGATCTATGTGCTTGACGGCAACACCAATCGGCCCGGCGATACCAGCCGCGCCGACCCGCCGGTCGCGAGCGACCATTTCGTGCCCGCGGGGGGCAAGGGCGCGAGCGACGCCGGCCGCGCGCTGCTTGCCCATCATGATGCCTCCACCCGCATGCTGCAGAAGGTGACACCCATGGCCCCTGACGAAGCCGCCCTCGACGCGGCGCTTGCCCGCGAAGCGATCCGCCAGCTTGTCGCCGGCTATTGCCGCGGCGTCGACCGCGCCGACGCGGCGCTGCTCGCGTCGATCTTCTGGGAAGACGCGACCGTCATCTCCGGCATCGTGAACGGCACCGCGCCGGATTTCGCGCGCGACATCACCGCCTTCGTCCGCGCCAACATGCAAAGCTGCTTCCACTCGGTCGCGAACGAATGGATCAAGGTACGCGGCGATCACGCCGTGGGCGAGCATTATGTCATCGCCCATGCGCGCGCGGCCGAAACCGACAGCATGACCGGGGGCCGCTATATCGACCGGTACGAGCGCCGGGACGGCGTATGGAAGATCGCCAGCCGCGCCTTCGTCAGCGACTGGGCGACCAGCCACCCCACGACCTATGAGAGCGGCGGCTTCTACGAGGCGCTGACGACGCGCGGATGCTTCGGGCGCGAGGATCTCGTTTACGGGCTGTGGAGCCAGTCGTGA
- a CDS encoding cytochrome P450 → MTSAVLATPTHVAPERVVDIDIYALPGQSDDFHAAWRTLQDGAPPIVWTPRNEGHWIALSGEVLAEVQSDYERFSNRIIVIPKSVGAQHGLIPTTIDPPEHRPYRKLLNDAMSLAKVRRMHESIRQTAAELIDGFVDAGRCDFTHDYARVFPLRIFMSLVDLPIADVERIRHWAECMTRPNPPMPFGAAKRAFYDYLAPVVAARSAAPGEDLISHVVTADMEGRRLTTDEALALSTQVLIAGVDTVVNFLGFLFLHLATHDDTRRELAAMSSSGLLTASNELFRRFGLVIIARIVREDMEFHGVRLKAGELVCIPTQVHGLDARINACPMDVDFSRRSGRHSTFGSGPHMCPGQELARAEVAITLEQWLRRIPDFRVAADADTRCSGGIVGQVNRLVLEWDR, encoded by the coding sequence GTGACCAGCGCGGTGCTCGCCACGCCCACGCATGTCGCTCCCGAGCGGGTGGTCGACATCGACATCTACGCGCTGCCGGGACAGTCCGACGATTTTCACGCCGCGTGGAGGACGCTCCAGGACGGCGCGCCGCCGATCGTCTGGACGCCCCGCAACGAGGGGCACTGGATCGCGCTATCCGGCGAGGTGCTGGCGGAGGTGCAGTCCGACTATGAGCGCTTTTCCAACCGCATCATCGTCATCCCCAAGTCGGTCGGCGCGCAGCACGGCCTGATCCCGACCACCATCGACCCGCCCGAGCATCGCCCCTATCGCAAGCTGCTCAATGACGCCATGTCGCTCGCCAAGGTGCGCCGGATGCACGAGAGTATCAGACAGACGGCGGCCGAACTGATCGACGGCTTCGTGGATGCGGGCCGGTGCGATTTCACCCACGACTATGCGCGGGTCTTCCCGCTACGCATCTTCATGTCGCTGGTCGACCTGCCAATCGCCGACGTCGAGCGTATCCGCCACTGGGCGGAGTGCATGACCCGACCCAATCCGCCCATGCCCTTCGGCGCCGCCAAGCGCGCCTTCTACGACTATCTGGCGCCCGTGGTTGCCGCGCGCAGCGCCGCCCCGGGCGAGGACCTGATCAGCCATGTCGTGACCGCCGATATGGAAGGCCGACGGCTAACCACGGATGAGGCGCTGGCGCTGTCCACCCAGGTCCTGATCGCCGGCGTCGATACGGTCGTCAATTTCCTCGGCTTCCTGTTCCTCCATCTCGCCACGCACGACGATACGAGGCGGGAGCTGGCGGCGATGAGCAGCAGTGGGCTGCTCACTGCATCAAACGAACTGTTCCGCCGCTTCGGCCTTGTTATCATTGCCCGCATCGTGCGCGAGGACATGGAGTTTCACGGCGTCCGCCTGAAGGCGGGCGAGCTGGTGTGCATCCCCACGCAGGTGCATGGTCTCGATGCGCGGATCAACGCCTGCCCGATGGATGTCGATTTCAGCCGTCGCAGCGGCCGTCACTCCACGTTCGGCAGCGGGCCGCACATGTGCCCCGGTCAGGAACTGGCGCGCGCGGAAGTGGCAATCACGCTGGAACAGTGGCTGCGGCGCATTCCCGACTTCCGCGTCGCCGCCGATGCCGATACGCGCTGCTCGGGCGGCATCGTCGGACAGGTCAATCGCCTCGTACTGGAGTGGGATCGATGA
- a CDS encoding GFA family protein, with the protein MSATRSGGCLCGAVRYEAAWPPLALVVCHCRNCQKQSGSALSVVAMVARNGLNVTGEMAMFEDRGSSGQAVYRHFCPACGSPLVTDTPAAQAEGHIFIKAGTLDETADLTPTVHFWSCRAQHWFPFPEGTQRLETQ; encoded by the coding sequence ATGAGCGCCACTCGCTCCGGCGGATGCCTGTGCGGCGCCGTCCGCTATGAGGCGGCATGGCCGCCGCTGGCGTTGGTCGTCTGCCATTGTCGTAACTGCCAGAAACAATCGGGCTCCGCGCTATCGGTCGTCGCCATGGTCGCGCGCAACGGCCTCAACGTCACTGGCGAAATGGCAATGTTCGAGGATCGGGGATCGAGCGGACAGGCCGTTTACCGCCATTTCTGTCCGGCCTGCGGCTCGCCGCTGGTGACCGACACGCCGGCCGCGCAGGCGGAAGGCCATATCTTCATCAAGGCGGGCACGCTCGACGAGACCGCGGACCTGACGCCCACGGTGCATTTCTGGTCATGCCGCGCGCAACACTGGTTCCCGTTTCCCGAGGGCACCCAGCGCCTCGAGACGCAATGA
- a CDS encoding SDR family oxidoreductase has protein sequence MDGKVALITGGASGLGAEDARVLAREGARVVITDVQDRLGQEVAASIPDCLYLNHDVRDEARWREVVEATIDRFGRLDTLVNNAGLVRFAHIELMSYADYKLQVDVMLDGTFLGCHVALPHMSKDGSGAIINMASIAGLMGISAIPAYSAAKAGIIGMTRSIAVHCREQGYKIRCNAIAPGGIATPMTAQAVAELPDDDPGRAQTNAFGMGQPSDIANMVLYLACEDGRHITGTTITIDNGETVA, from the coding sequence ATGGACGGCAAGGTCGCGCTGATCACCGGCGGCGCTTCGGGACTGGGGGCGGAGGACGCCCGCGTCCTCGCGCGCGAAGGCGCCAGGGTGGTCATCACCGACGTGCAGGACCGGCTGGGTCAGGAAGTGGCGGCGTCGATCCCCGATTGTCTCTATCTCAACCACGACGTTCGCGACGAAGCGCGCTGGCGGGAGGTCGTCGAGGCGACGATCGACCGCTTCGGACGGCTCGACACGCTGGTCAACAACGCCGGCCTCGTCCGCTTCGCTCATATCGAGTTGATGTCCTACGCCGACTACAAGCTGCAGGTCGACGTCATGCTCGATGGCACCTTCCTCGGCTGCCATGTCGCCCTGCCGCACATGTCGAAGGACGGCTCCGGCGCGATCATCAACATGGCATCGATCGCCGGGCTGATGGGGATCAGCGCCATTCCCGCGTACAGTGCCGCCAAGGCGGGCATCATCGGCATGACGCGCAGCATCGCCGTCCACTGCCGCGAGCAGGGCTACAAGATCCGCTGCAACGCCATCGCGCCCGGCGGCATCGCTACGCCGATGACGGCGCAGGCCGTCGCCGAACTGCCCGACGACGATCCAGGCCGCGCCCAGACCAATGCTTTCGGCATGGGCCAGCCGAGCGACATCGCCAACATGGTCCTTTATCTCGCCTGCGAGGATGGGCGTCACATTACCGGCACCACCATCACCATCGACAATGGGGAGACGGTGGCATGA
- a CDS encoding nuclear transport factor 2 family protein has protein sequence MTSAFDLEAEVRDLAARRDIHDAVCRYMRGLDRLDPVLQRSAFHDDAWIDAGTVKGDANGFVEQAQALLATMEGTHHMLGQVRIEVDGDTARGECYFQAWHDTRDEAGNSRDLFVSGRYVDEYACRNGEWRIVRRALITDWVCDNPAHRAFFAAGPELIRAGRRGQDFSDTRNWPAREE, from the coding sequence ATGACCAGCGCCTTCGACCTGGAGGCGGAGGTCCGCGACCTCGCCGCGCGGCGCGACATACACGACGCCGTCTGCCGCTACATGCGCGGGCTCGACCGGCTCGACCCCGTGCTCCAGCGCAGCGCCTTTCACGACGATGCCTGGATCGACGCCGGCACCGTCAAGGGCGACGCTAACGGTTTTGTCGAGCAAGCGCAGGCGCTCCTTGCGACGATGGAGGGCACGCACCACATGCTGGGGCAGGTGCGCATCGAAGTGGACGGGGACACCGCCCGGGGCGAATGCTACTTCCAGGCATGGCACGATACGCGCGACGAAGCCGGCAATTCGCGCGACCTGTTCGTGTCCGGCCGATATGTCGACGAATATGCCTGTCGCAATGGCGAGTGGCGGATCGTGAGACGCGCGCTCATAACCGACTGGGTATGTGACAATCCGGCCCACCGCGCTTTCTTCGCCGCCGGCCCCGAACTCATCCGCGCCGGGAGACGGGGCCAGGATTTCAGCGACACCCGCAACTGGCCGGCAAGAGAGGAATGA
- a CDS encoding aromatic ring-hydroxylating oxygenase subunit alpha — protein MTAEPMLSRYSKDFDQPVRGDTITADRYISREWMEREMKYLWPKVWHLGGLVAELEEEGDFIRHNFAKESVIMVRQADGSIKAFYNSCPHRGNRLVLGDVGSTPRITCGYHGWQFDPDGTLVHVQDPDDFPNGNPCGKVKLSELRCDTWGPFVFWCMDDDVAPLHEWLAPFPQRLAGYRLENWVRVLNVSADCDFNWKIIRDNFNESYHLPTIHPELSTFINDGLPTTLFEMYPSGHNSMWMVGHQATTRKDYVSGDVPPGLYEAAEAWGIDPKAYRGRTADIRQAVIEAKRKFGPERGYDYTNMSDQQLVDYFHCTLFPNLTITMSPEQCQILRTEPHPTDPEKCVFQHWCLYPPVKGMKEVETPVGKAPLKHDAIHRHSTYGDGVSLGFVADQDLSIGTTQQQGLNSRGFKGCILSNQEKRVQRFHELLNDMLCGKEG, from the coding sequence ATGACCGCCGAACCCATGCTTTCCCGCTATTCGAAGGACTTCGATCAGCCCGTGCGCGGCGATACCATCACCGCCGACCGCTATATCTCGCGCGAGTGGATGGAGCGGGAGATGAAATATCTCTGGCCCAAGGTCTGGCATCTCGGCGGGCTGGTCGCGGAACTGGAGGAGGAAGGCGATTTCATCCGCCACAACTTCGCCAAGGAGTCGGTCATCATGGTCCGCCAGGCCGACGGATCGATCAAGGCGTTCTACAACAGCTGCCCCCATCGCGGTAATCGGCTGGTGCTGGGCGACGTCGGTTCGACCCCGCGCATCACCTGCGGCTATCATGGATGGCAGTTCGACCCCGACGGCACGCTCGTCCATGTGCAGGATCCTGACGATTTCCCGAACGGCAACCCGTGCGGCAAGGTGAAGCTGAGCGAACTGCGCTGCGATACATGGGGTCCGTTCGTCTTCTGGTGCATGGATGACGATGTCGCCCCGCTCCACGAGTGGCTGGCGCCCTTCCCCCAGCGGCTCGCCGGCTATCGCCTCGAAAACTGGGTGCGCGTGCTCAACGTCTCGGCGGACTGCGATTTCAACTGGAAAATCATCCGCGACAATTTCAACGAGAGCTATCATCTGCCGACGATCCATCCGGAGCTGTCGACCTTCATCAACGACGGGCTGCCGACGACCCTGTTCGAGATGTACCCGTCAGGCCACAACTCGATGTGGATGGTCGGGCATCAGGCGACCACGCGGAAGGATTATGTCAGCGGTGACGTACCCCCCGGCCTCTATGAGGCTGCGGAGGCCTGGGGTATCGACCCCAAAGCCTATCGCGGCCGCACCGCAGACATCCGGCAGGCGGTCATCGAGGCCAAGCGCAAATTCGGCCCGGAACGCGGCTATGACTATACGAACATGAGCGACCAGCAGCTTGTCGACTATTTCCACTGCACGCTGTTTCCCAATCTGACGATCACCATGTCTCCCGAACAGTGCCAGATCCTGCGCACCGAACCGCATCCGACCGACCCCGAAAAGTGCGTCTTCCAGCACTGGTGTCTCTATCCGCCGGTCAAGGGCATGAAGGAAGTCGAGACGCCGGTGGGCAAGGCGCCGCTGAAGCATGACGCAATCCACCGGCACAGCACCTATGGCGACGGCGTTTCGCTCGGTTTCGTTGCCGACCAGGACCTGTCGATCGGCACCACCCAGCAGCAGGGACTGAACTCGCGCGGGTTCAAGGGCTGCATCCTGTCCAATCAGGAAAAGCGCGTGCAGCGCTTTCACGAGCTGCTGAACGACATGCTGTGCGGCAAGGAAGGATGA
- a CDS encoding VOC family protein has product MTTVTLGQVGPHVMQAAFIVEDVEAAARAWIATTGIGPFFLVPHIRLAEARYRGAPSDGIDFSVAIAQSGGVQIELIQQHCDRPSAYRDTIARGTTGFHHFCVYTDDYDATRQRYLDQGFVSAVDGVFGAMRFCYVDTSPALGCMIEIVEQDDAQTAAFTRIAEAARDWDGSTDPIRPLFPE; this is encoded by the coding sequence ATGACGACCGTCACGCTGGGTCAGGTCGGCCCGCATGTCATGCAGGCCGCCTTCATAGTCGAGGATGTGGAGGCGGCAGCGCGTGCGTGGATCGCCACCACCGGCATCGGCCCCTTCTTCCTGGTGCCGCATATCCGCCTTGCCGAGGCGCGCTATCGCGGAGCGCCCTCGGATGGCATCGACTTCTCGGTCGCGATCGCCCAGTCGGGCGGCGTGCAGATCGAACTGATCCAGCAGCATTGCGACCGCCCCAGCGCCTATCGCGACACGATTGCCAGGGGGACGACAGGCTTCCACCATTTCTGCGTCTACACCGACGATTATGACGCGACCCGGCAGCGCTATCTGGACCAGGGCTTCGTCAGTGCGGTCGATGGCGTCTTCGGCGCGATGCGCTTCTGCTATGTGGACACGTCACCTGCCCTCGGCTGCATGATCGAGATCGTCGAGCAGGACGACGCCCAGACCGCTGCCTTCACCCGCATCGCCGAGGCGGCGCGCGACTGGGACGGCAGCACCGACCCGATCCGACCGCTGTTTCCGGAGTGA
- a CDS encoding nuclear transport factor 2 family protein, translated as MTPCPIEDRLAIQDLMIAYAHAVDSLSDIDGICDVFTEDADFDLSGINYPSVKGHSGIREFFTGVFAGMAHHAHYLTNFAVTAYAGDSATMRAYVIGMGRYKDGGGITVHGRYYFDVVRTPQGWKTRRYTMDFLIPVEA; from the coding sequence ATGACCCCGTGCCCCATCGAAGACCGCCTCGCCATTCAGGATCTGATGATCGCCTATGCCCACGCGGTCGACAGCCTGTCCGACATCGACGGCATCTGCGACGTCTTCACCGAGGATGCCGATTTCGACCTCTCCGGGATCAACTATCCCAGCGTCAAAGGGCATAGCGGCATCCGCGAGTTCTTTACCGGTGTTTTCGCAGGCATGGCGCATCATGCGCACTATCTGACCAACTTTGCGGTCACCGCATACGCCGGCGACAGCGCGACCATGCGCGCCTATGTCATCGGCATGGGCCGGTACAAGGATGGCGGCGGCATCACCGTGCATGGCCGCTATTATTTCGACGTCGTGCGCACCCCCCAGGGATGGAAGACCAGGCGCTATACGATGGACTTCCTGATCCCCGTCGAAGCCTGA
- a CDS encoding SDR family oxidoreductase, with translation MTIALDNVVAVVTGAAGGIGRATVQAMKDAHATVIATDIGDNPGDIGAEHYLRHDVTSEADWKAVAALAQERYGRIDALVNVAAISVVSKIEDTPLTEFHRVNAINVDSIIIGVQTLLPLLKEGGKARASGASVVNFSSVGGMRGAAFNAAYCTSKAAVKMLSKCMGIEFAALGYNIRCNSVHPGGIDTAMLTSIMDKYVALGAVPSREVAMQAIVASHPIGRLGRPDEMAGGVVYLCSDAASFVTSSELVMDGGFTQV, from the coding sequence ATGACGATTGCACTCGACAATGTCGTGGCGGTGGTGACCGGCGCGGCGGGCGGCATCGGGCGTGCGACGGTGCAGGCGATGAAGGACGCGCATGCCACCGTGATCGCAACCGATATCGGCGACAATCCGGGCGACATCGGGGCCGAGCATTATTTGCGTCACGACGTCACCAGCGAGGCCGACTGGAAGGCGGTCGCGGCGCTGGCGCAGGAACGCTATGGACGGATCGACGCTCTCGTGAATGTCGCCGCGATCTCGGTCGTCAGCAAGATCGAGGATACGCCGCTGACCGAGTTCCATCGGGTCAACGCGATCAACGTCGACAGCATCATCATCGGCGTGCAGACGCTGTTGCCGCTGCTGAAGGAAGGCGGCAAGGCGAGGGCCAGCGGCGCCTCGGTCGTCAATTTTTCGAGCGTCGGCGGGATGCGCGGCGCCGCCTTCAACGCCGCCTATTGCACCAGCAAGGCGGCGGTGAAAATGCTGTCTAAGTGCATGGGGATCGAGTTCGCGGCGCTCGGTTACAACATCCGCTGCAACAGCGTGCATCCGGGCGGCATCGACACGGCCATGCTGACCAGCATCATGGACAAATACGTCGCGCTCGGCGCTGTGCCATCGCGTGAGGTCGCGATGCAGGCGATCGTCGCCAGTCACCCGATCGGCCGGCTCGGCCGTCCCGACGAGATGGCGGGCGGTGTCGTCTATCTCTGTTCCGACGCGGCAAGCTTCGTCACGTCGTCGGAACTCGTCATGGACGGCGGCTTTACGCAGGTCTGA
- a CDS encoding SDR family oxidoreductase: MSDLGAQRLTGRVAFVSGGLRGIGFACVERFLAEGAEVVLSDLDSSDSPVAQDTMARLGEAASYVQANVAKEEDWARAAEAVAERHGKLHILVNNAGIDLTGPVETLSMDGWRRIMAVNVDGVFLGVRAFVPLMAQSGWDVKGGSSIINVSSIMGLVGMNEVSAYNASKGAVRLFTKGIAVEFAAKKMPIRANSLHPGFVVTPLLQAGFQRWVDTGIAEKPDDLVAMVAGKTPIGRLADPSELASAAFFLASADSSYMTGAELVIDGGWTAQ; encoded by the coding sequence ATGAGCGACCTGGGTGCACAGCGGCTGACGGGGCGCGTCGCTTTCGTATCCGGCGGCCTGCGCGGCATCGGGTTTGCCTGTGTAGAGCGCTTCCTGGCCGAAGGGGCGGAGGTCGTGCTGTCGGACCTGGATAGCTCCGACAGCCCGGTGGCGCAGGACACAATGGCGCGGCTTGGCGAGGCGGCCAGCTATGTGCAGGCCAATGTCGCGAAGGAGGAGGACTGGGCGCGCGCAGCGGAGGCCGTGGCCGAACGGCACGGCAAGCTCCACATCCTCGTCAACAATGCCGGAATCGACCTCACCGGCCCGGTCGAGACCCTGTCGATGGACGGCTGGCGGCGGATCATGGCGGTCAACGTCGATGGCGTATTCCTGGGCGTCCGCGCCTTCGTGCCGCTGATGGCCCAGAGCGGGTGGGATGTGAAGGGTGGCAGCTCGATCATCAACGTCAGTTCGATCATGGGGCTTGTCGGCATGAACGAGGTGTCTGCATACAACGCTAGCAAGGGCGCGGTGCGCCTCTTCACCAAGGGCATAGCAGTCGAGTTCGCGGCGAAGAAGATGCCGATACGCGCCAACTCGCTCCATCCCGGCTTCGTGGTGACGCCGCTCCTCCAGGCGGGTTTTCAGCGTTGGGTCGACACGGGCATTGCGGAAAAGCCCGACGACCTCGTCGCGATGGTGGCGGGCAAGACGCCGATCGGCCGGCTCGCCGATCCGTCGGAACTGGCGTCGGCCGCCTTCTTCCTCGCCAGCGCCGACAGCAGCTACATGACGGGTGCGGAACTGGTGATCGACGGCGGCTGGACCGCGCAATAG